One Phoenix dactylifera cultivar Barhee BC4 chromosome 14, palm_55x_up_171113_PBpolish2nd_filt_p, whole genome shotgun sequence DNA window includes the following coding sequences:
- the LOC103719813 gene encoding uncharacterized protein LOC103719813, which yields MSDWGPVFIAAVLFILLSPGLLFQIPGKNRIVEFGNFQTSGISILVHAIIFFALVAIFLLAIGIHIFNLYLRKMADWAPVVVGVVLFVLLSPGLLFELPGTHRAVDFGGFRTNGKAVAIHTLIFFAVFTILILALHLHIYTG from the exons ATGTCGGACTGGGGGCCAGTGTTCATAGCGGCGGTGCTCTTCATTCTTCTCTCACCAGGACTCCTATTCCAGATCCCAGGGAAAAACAGAATAGTGGAGTTTGGCAACTTCCAGACCAGTGGAATCTCTATTCTAGTCCATGCCATCATCTTCTTCGCTCTTGTTGCCATCTTCCTCCTCGCCATCGGCATCCACAT CTTCAATTTATATCTA AGAAAGATGGCGGACTGGGCGCCGGTGGTGGTGGGGGTGGTGCTGTTCGTGCTGCTGTCGCCGGGGTTGCTGTTCGAGCTCCCTGGGACACACCGGGCGGTGGATTTCGGGGGCTTCCGGACCAACGGGAAGGCCGTCGCCATCCACACTCTCATCTTCTTCGCCGTCTTCACCATCCTCATCCtcgccctccacctccacatcTACACCGGCTAA
- the LOC108511737 gene encoding uncharacterized protein LOC108511737: MKDWAPSIIDSALFAFLSPGVIFQLPGKHRPVDFMNMKTSWATPGSPFWPMLLMSFLVILQAHLYI, encoded by the exons ATGAAGGATTGGGCTCCCTCCATCATCGATTCAGCTCTGTTTGCATTCCTGAGCCCCGGAGTGATCTTTCAGTTGCCGGGGAAGCACCGGCCAGTCGACTTCATGAACATGAAAACCAGCTGG GCCACTCCTGGGTCTCCATTCTGGCCCATGCTCCTCATGTCGTTCCTTGTCATTCTGCAAGCTCATCTCTATATTTAA